One segment of Phycisphaerae bacterium DNA contains the following:
- a CDS encoding isoamylase early set domain-containing protein, producing MVTQLPDGTVEFRFYRPGARHVTLAGDFNGWNTTSLAMQMDKDGWWRYVIHLTPGCYQFRYVADGEWHTDYAAFGLEHGPFGVNSVVKVEPAPASRTATARPPVLRFVNSREADEIMLAPGAGRQLDWSVDETEEELAEAFA from the coding sequence ATGGTTACACAATTGCCTGACGGCACCGTCGAGTTTCGGTTTTATCGCCCGGGAGCCCGACACGTAACTCTCGCAGGTGACTTCAACGGCTGGAATACAACCAGCTTAGCAATGCAAATGGACAAAGACGGATGGTGGCGATACGTCATCCATCTTACCCCCGGCTGTTACCAGTTCCGCTATGTGGCCGACGGCGAGTGGCACACCGACTACGCCGCGTTCGGACTCGAACATGGACCGTTCGGGGTCAACTCGGTCGTCAAAGTTGAACCTGCTCCGGCTTCGAGAACGGCCACAGCGCGACCTCCAGTCCTTCGCTTCGTCAACAGCCGGGAAGCCGACGAGATCATGCTGGCCCCCGGCGCCGGCCGACAACTCGACTGGTCAGTGGACGAGACAGAAGAGGAACTCGCAGAG